In Setaria italica strain Yugu1 chromosome IX, Setaria_italica_v2.0, whole genome shotgun sequence, the genomic stretch ATAGCGATCCATGACCTACTTTACATTCCTAAAATGTCCTTACTCAATCACTAtattcctaggatatgccgtacatGAAGGTTATTAAGGAACACGTGTATAAATTGAACTTTTCTACGTGGTCACGTTTCTCACGCCTTCCACCCTCTACCCTCGAGACTTCATCTTCATTTTAAGTTGATTATCCAGCCTCGAGGCTTCATCCGCGATCCGAGATGAACGCCCAACCTCGAGACGCCTGCTTCGTTGAGTCTTGTCGAGAGGTGTTAACCTCGCATTGTTCTTCTCTGAGCATCATTcctgagtaaagagtaaaaagATAAAAGCTCGGTGTCCGGAACCGACTCCAAACACTCGAGGATTAACCCAGTGGGAGTTAACCATCATTGTTGTTAATCACTGCCCTCGAGTCTTTCCAAGAGTAGAGGTGATGCAAGGATACGAGATTAACTATTAGAGGTGCCTCCATAGAGTGTGCGAGGTTAGAGGGGTTCCGCTTTACTTGTTGCCGACCGCAACTTGCGAGGTTAATCTTGAGACCTACTAACGACGTTCGAGGATAACTGAGTTTTACTTCTCAGTTTGAAACTCGCGAGTCTAGAAAGGCTCAGCGTCTCTTTATATTTGATGTAGAATTTGCGAGGTCAAAGGGGTTACGTGATCGGCGCTCAAGGGTGTTTAGGTTTTGGCGATCCCCAACGAAGCCTCCTTTGCATTGCTCGTATGCTAATTCTAAAGAAAGTTTGCCTTTTGGCATCTCGCTTTCGACCCTCTTTTCAAAGCAATGTGTTTTAGTTTTCTTTTACAACGCTTCGTTTTCTTATCAAGATTTCTAAGAGGATACGGTAGTACATGTCTTCTGTGCGGTGGAGGGGGAACATGCCGCCATGTTAGCCAGCCGGTAGTCTCTCGAGCACCAAGCTGCCTCACATGCCATGAATCTTCCACTAACTTTGCCACCACTAGTCTTAGGTTGCCAACCTTGATTGTTTTCTCAGGTCATCTTCATTTCCAGGGCACCAAAGTTGTTATGCCCTTCCATAAACAAAGTGGGAGTAGTCTACTAATCTATGCATTTAACTATTAACAAAATCTCTCGTTGCGCTAGCGTATCAAAATACAATATCGGATTTTGTTTTTGCACTCGCGAAAGGGTGGCCACCAGCCAATAGATCGTTCAAAGAATCAAAGGTTCAAGCCCATGGCAATAGATCAACCCTTGATATGATAGATCCATGCCCCGCCGATGCCATGTCGTCGAGCATAGAATTGATCGCTCCATGCAATCCTCCTTTCTTGCCTCCTCCTATCGGCTGTCATGCCAGCACCTCCTGAATCTGTCACACCTAGAACGATAACCCCCATGTAGCCACTTAAAGTTGTCTTCACAAACTAAGTACCGCAGTTGATAGTTCTCACTTCTCACCAATCTGATTCACCATTTACGGCACCAAAACCAAATTTACCACCACCTTTATTCATAGTTATCCACAGGGGTGGATCCGATCCATAGGGCTGGAACCCGACGTAAAttaaggaggaggagaaggacaatggaggaggaaggaagaagaaggggaaataAGCCCCTTACACTTAGATATTTGGGTCCGTCACTGGTTATCCGTTCATCAAACACATATCCAAGCTATTGTATAGCTATTGTATGACTTAAACCGATAACACATATCCATGTACGACTTTAAAACGACAACACATATATCGAAGTCCTCGTAAGACTTTAGAGCAACACTTTCGCCACACAACCCACACTTGTTGTTTTGTATGGGTCCCTAATGGCTTGTTTCTTTAGAAGTCAGTTTTGTAggtcattttttttaatcttttatgTTATGTAATTCCCCTTTGTTCTTAGGTACATTGGTGGTGTCCTTTTGTAaactctcattttttttctcaatgaAATTCGTATTGTACATGCTAGTATGTCTATACTATAATGAAATAGCGTAGCTCTAGCTGATTGTTCAAAATAATAAAGGAGAGCACTCATTTAATTCTAGATGTGTTTTATTTCATCATATATCATAAATTTGCAGCCTGTGCTTATCATTTCCGATTGGCCCCTTGTATGCTCATCGCCGATTCGTTGCATCCAAGTCGTACACCTCAAAAGGACCAACGGTGGAGCAGTACAGCCTCTTTTTACAATTTTACATTTACATCCTCCATTAGACCATTAGCCTGACTCAAATTCACCGTTATTGTTACTGGCTACTGCTCTTGTTCCCGCCTTGCGTTGGATGTCCGCTAGCTTTGGGATCACTAGGTGCCTTGTCGGAGCCTAAGCTCCATGGATGCACAAGCACATTGCCTTTTTACACTAACCGTGGGGATCAAAACCTCGCTCACTCCCAGGCCTCGGTGCCGCTCGCGCACCAGCCGAAGTTGAGGCTGGAGGCGTGCTCCTCGGAGAAGAAGCTGACCGCGCCGTCGCTGCCGATCACGTCCGAGCTGGCGAGCCATTCCTCCGTGAAGCCatagccgccgccggccttgtACGAGTCGTATGGGTACGTCGGCCCCTGCTGCCACTTGGTCTCGAACATGGGGAGAGGCGAGCAGCCcgtcgttgccgccgacgtGTCCAAGAACGGCGGACCGAACCCGAGCAATCCAGGCTGCTCGAACGCCGCGCCGGAGTACGGCGACGCCTCAACGTCGTTGAACACCACGCTCGAGTCGCTGTCCGAGGAGCCGTCCTTGCAGACCGCCGCGCCGACCGTCGCCTGGCGCTCCTCTGCGGCCTCATTGGCGACGGCCTCCTCGAGCTTCACCGCCGTCTCCGGCCTGCTGGACAGCTTCTGCCTCAGCTCCCGTATCTGAGAACCGCGCCGAGAAGACACGAGTGAGTGACATGACAAGCAGACCACAACATGATGCACTTGAGTAGACGAAGGACCGGCGGCGAGAGCGAATTGTGCGCGATTacctcggcggcgagggcgtCCTTGTCGCGGCGCAGCGCGTCGCAGTCGGCACGGAGGGCGTCGTGGCGGGCGCGCAGCGCGGCGAAGTCGCGCTCGAGCGTCTTGGTCTTCCAGCGTGCGCGGCGGTTCTGGAACCAGACGGCGACCTGGCGCGGCTGCAGGCCGAGGTCGCGCGCGATGCGGGCCTTGCGGTCCGGGTCCAGCTTGTTGTCCGTCTCGAAGCACCGCTCCAGCGCGCGCACCTGCTCCATCGCCAGGCGCCGCTTCTTCTCGCCCAGCCCgcacgccggccgcgccgcgcggccgccggctagctcgtcctcgtcgtcgtccacgtcgtcgagctcggcgtCGTCGTGCTCCATGTTGCGCGCCGTTAGGGCCTGGGCCTCGTCCTCCGCGAACGCCAGCTTCTCCCCTGCAAAACGCGCTTGCCgtttaaggggctgtttggatatgaggtgctaaactttaacagtgtcacatcggatgttcggatgctaattaggaggactaaatatgagctaattataaaactaattgcagaaccttgtgctaattcgcgagacgaatctattaagcctaattaatccatcattagcaaatggttactgtagcaccacattgtcaaatcatggactaattaggcttaatagattcgtctcgcgaattatactccatctgtgcaattagttttgtaattagcttatgtttagtactcctaattagcatccaaacatccgatgtgacaggtgttaaactttaacaggggtttcccaaacaccccctaaagatGGCTCCTATCCTGCTCAAATTCCCAAAATTGCAAAGAACATTCTCTTGGCAGCTTTGTGTGACATCAAGTTTGTCAAATGCAACACATGGAATGCAGACAGAACAACGCTCCAATGTGGCAATGTCACAAGGCACAATCGCACATACTTTTCTACTCCACTAGTGCTAACTACGATGGTATTTTGTCACGGACATTTCGGGCGCCAGAAGTACAgaagaacagaggaggtgagGCAGCAATTGTACTGTACCTGCTTCTGTGGATTCATTGCTGCTGGCGGGCCTCTTCGATTGCCTCTTCATTTGTGCTTGGCACTCCCAGCAGCTCGGGAAGGATTTGGAAATGGCGGCGATTCTAATTATGAGACGGGGCTAGGGCAGAGGCTTGGAAAGCAAGATGGCAGGCGCCGAGCTGCACGCACAACCGGGAGGCCtttccggcccttttgttggtcggcggcgacggcccggACACTCTTCGTAAGCCGTGCTCTAAAGATGAACAAGTGGTGGAGTTCCTCTTCTTCCCTGGCGAGTAGGAGCGCAGGACGGATGTGAGAGGGGGGGGAGAGGCCACAGGGGCAAACGACTGATGCAAGCGGCCATGGGGCTCGTATAAATAAAAGCAAGCAGCTCGCCGGGCCGGGTACCCCGGTTGGACAGCGTCGCGATGTCATGTGCCAGAGATTTTTGTAGGATCCGTGTGTTGGCATTGCCAGCTGGGGCCAATGCCGCTTCTTCTGTCTTAAAACTAGACGCGAATTGAATTAGGTatccgcttcttcttcttcttcttctttaaaaaataataaatgttGAACTTTTATACAACTTATACAAAATTAAACAGAAAAACTATCTTTTATTCTTACAACATCCATGCTAGAAATAGCTCAGACCCAACGGTGAAGACAATGCTTTGTGTCGATAAGTTAGTTGGCCAGCCTCGTTGAAAACGGTTTTATGCTGGTGAATGTTGCTGCTTACCAAAATGCGAAAGCTTGTGTGTTGTATAGTTTGGGATATGTGACGTAATTCTGTATGAATTTGCAAAAACTAACTTATTTTAATTCGAGTGTACGACTCTTATGTGTCTATGTTTATGCAATAGTAATGGTTTTATTTAAGAAAAATTTTAGACTACAACAAAATTATGAAGAAATGttatgctacaataaacatatATTAAATGTACACAACCATTTCATGCAAAAATCATAGTGAGCAAAGAGTTTTTTAATTAAGACAAAAGGAATGTAGAACCTGGGCAATTACCAGCAAAATTCAAGACAGCATCAACATTTCTCTATTGGAAAATAACATTTTAAAAAGAAGTCATAACTGCTGAGAGATTAAAGGGATGTACCTATTGTTTAGAGAACTAACCTCACACTCTCATGCAGAATACATAGCCACAAAGTATCTACAATGGCCCAATAGTCTAACCATGGTTACTTGCCGTAGTTCAGTTAACATGCAACACCGAACCAAATTAAACCAAAATATACTTAAAGTTTGTCCCCACTAAACAACTTTTTCTTcccatttcttttttctatcCCAAAAGAAGACTTGCTTTTCATCCAGGTATGTTGCCCTTTCAAGCAAGAAATGTCGCGCCGGAAGTCGCTGCTGTCAGCAACGCCAACTGGCACGTAGTATGCTAGTACAGTATATGAAAATACTGACCCTTGGTTGGATGTGAACCCAAGCTGCCATAGTCTACATTCTACAACTAAGCGCTGTACGTCCACGTCACGCCAGTTTCTTTTCCACGAAACTGATGAACGGTTCTTCACACACGCGTTAAGTAAGCTTCCGACAGACGGTCCGGAGCGAGCACCAATATTCCATTGAGATTTCAGCATGTGCACGACATCTAAGACACGACCTCTTGGCTCTCGCTGCAGTATTTGCCGCGATCGACGGTGCATGTTCTGTAGGAACCGGAGCCATGTTCAGCTTCAGCAGCTTCAGCCTTCAGAGACCACCAAACAAAGAAGAGTTGCCTGGTGAATCTGGTGGCGAAACGTGGcagccactgtgctggcggaAACGCCGCCACCGAGCCGGCACTTCCAGCTCAGAACCGCGCTTTCGGAACCGTCCCGGGCCCCACGGGCAGATTAAAAGTAGGACGACGGCGAGAGGGTGCGAGTGCGAGGTCCTAAAGTGCGGCTACCTAGCATGCTGCAGTTGGAGCTAGCCTAAAGGCTACTCCACAGCTTGAAAGCCTAGGCAAGTACTGCACATATTCGTGCCGTGCGCCGCGGCGTGTGCCAATGCCAATCCGGGCTCTCCCGGCGTTCCAGATCGATGGCATCGTGTTCGTCTTTCGCAGGGCAGGGCGAAAAATATCGCCGCGACGAACAGCGATGTCCACTCCAACAACGCAACTCCTTGCATCGGTTGGCCGTGGGCAACATTTCTCCTCGTCTGTCACGCATGGCCGTGCACGCGAGGCTTTGTGCTTATCTTATCCGATCCGTTGTAATGTTTGTCAACAACGTGATCCGGCCGGTTTGATCGACATCACGATGATGTTGCCCTGTGATGGTTTTACCCGAGTGTCAGAATGTGTCGAGCAGTAAACGGCTGATCATGACAGTTAGAAGCCTATGCTTAGCTGCATCAACTGCAGGAACGCTATTGTTTTATCGGCCGATCACGATCGTGCCCGTGTATGTCGGGCCACACGCTGACACGCACGACAGAACTCTCTGCAGATCGCAACTCCGGAAGCTAGCCGTGTGCTTTCCAGTTTCCATCCTGCCAACTTTCGTTACCCAAGAAGATCGTTTCTGCTTTTCGTCACGAGTGCTGTGTAGTCATGAGCACTTTTGACTTGCTGAATGTAGTGCGCACTTGTAAGTCGTTTAAAGAGATACCGATGCAGTGTCCATCACTTGATGCTACGCTGCGCACTAAGAACAATCTAAACGTCAAGAACATTTGGAAATCTTAGATATATGACCGTGCCAAACCCTCCAAGATAAAAATGAGACTGCCGATACTGTTGAGTCACAGTCTCTCAGAGACACAGAGCATCCCACGAACAATGAGACAAACTGTTGGGTCACTGAACCAACCACTGAACAATTTGAGAGCATCAGGCTTGTGCTTTCAACTTACGAACCTCGAAAGCAACTGATGCTTCATCCAAACTTACGAGCTCCTATCTTTACTATTACTCGACAGAGGTAACTAGGAAGCTAGAAGAACTACAAGCTGCTCAACCATACCATAAGCAAAAGGCAAACTCCATCAAAGTATCAAACAAAACCCAACCACTCCCTCCATTTTCCTTCCAGCCCCTCACAGTGTGGGGGAGCCTGGGAATCTATTCCTAGACCTCTGAAAAGCAGGGCGGAGAAGCAACCTCTTTTGGCCCAAAAAGTCGTAGGCACAGCCGATTGATTGATGGATAGATAGGTGCATATCAAACAACTAAAGTGCCAACACACTCTCACTCACTCCCTAGCGCGAGGACCACAGATGCCGTGCCGTCGTACCTAGGACAGCGACGTGTTCTCCCCGACTCCCCCCACGTCTCCGTGAACCGTGAAGTCTGAACTCGGAGGCCGCCGTTCCCAGTCCTGAGCTCTCCGTGTGCCCGGAGCACAAAACTTGGGAAAGCGCGGCGTGTGCATGGCATGGCAGGAGCGAGCGATCGATGGATCGATCCTGTCAGGGAAAAAGCTGATGAGGCGACGGGTGCGGGAGACGGAAAGTGAGATGCTCATGGCAGCCTTCGCGAGGAAAAGGACGGCCCTTGCGATCCCGTGCGCTGGCCGCAGCTTCTGTTCCCACAAATAGGACAAGACCAACTTGGGGGCTTGGGGCTCACGAGATGTCGAGAACGacgcgcgcacggcggcgagcCGGGAGCAATGGCCGTCGCAGGGATAGGGaacgcgcggcggcgggaagaGGCAATTCGGAGGGTATGTACCCGGGAGGGCATCTTCTCCTGGCTGacgcgcggaagagagaggtaTGGCTGCGTCAGAAATTAAGTTAGTGGAGTAGTTAATGGATTTTACCTTTTGAGACTAAGCAGGAACCATGGTACTTCCGCTTAAACAATAGCATGTGCAGGACTGTAGGTACCAAGGTCCTTCCAACGTCTTTTGTTATATCACAAGTATTTCACGTTTTTCCCTCGTAAACAATTCACAACACAAAGTAACAATCTTTTTTATTGCTAAAAATCGTTTCATTAtttccatcattaacaaatttACAGAAAAAAATCTTTAAAATTTctaattcatatttttttggaaaaaaatgcACGCGCATGTTTAGTCCCAATTCTAAAAATTCATCCGCAAAAATCAAAGAAATGTCTTGCATCACCAAGAATGTTCATGAACACATCAGAGAATTACAAATTACAGCGACAAAACCAAAAATCAAGAAAAGATTTATTTACCCGTGTGCATCCTGAAGCATCAACGAGCAATGTTGAGGACAGAAACACATCACAGAGGGTGACATGGACGGCCAAAGGTcgaaaggcggcggcggtgtctcGGGCTTCATGATGTTGGAATCTTCCAGCGTGGAATAGCTCACCGTTAGGACTTTCTTGCGCCGCCGGGATCCGAGCGGAATCGTCACGCGCTGCCGCCGGGATCCATGGAAGCCGATGCTCCTCCCTCACGGATTGtgccacggccaccacggcaTCGTCTAGATCCGGTCACGCGGAGGCGGGGAAGTCTGCCGGCGGCTCCCTGACGACGGGGAAGTCCGAGGAGGCCTTTTCCTCCATGAATGAGGCGTCAAGTCCCCATCGACGCCCGGTTGACGCAAGCGCCGGACCGGATCTTGCTTCCGTGGCGTCAGGGAAGACGGCGAGGACCTCCGTGACTCCATCCTTGGTTGTCGTGCCAGCGTTAGTTGCATCGCCGGAGTTGAAGGAGAGGCGAGAGAGGATTTGAGAGGAGGGAGGATTTCTGAGGAGAGAGAGACGCGGTGGGAGAGATAGAAAGTGGTGGTTGTGCGGTAATTAAGGAACAGTAATTTCCCCTCTCCGATCTCTCACCTCCCTTCTAATTCTGCTTGCATCTCCTCTCGTTGATTTGAAAATCGACGGCAGCTCAAAACAACCGCCGCGGCAGTTGCCCTCCGGAAGggttcgcggcggcggcgaagtaCCTCTGCACGGGCTGGCAAGTAACAGTACCAAGTACCAACTGAAACTGACTGAGCCAGGACGACGACGGAAGCGGACTCGGTTGCGTTTATCAGTTCGGTCGTTCGGAGGTGGCGATAACTGACAAAGATAACATGTTCGTACGCGCTGTGCCCATCGTGATCGGTTGGGTTTTTTCAATGCTGGAGCCCAGTGCAACGTAATTGCGTTTGGTGATCCGATGGCTGGGGGCTCGGCTAGGGACGAGGCACAGTGCGAAACCCTGTACGGGTCAAATCTGGTCCTGCCTCCCGGCTTTATCAGGCTACAGCAACGGACACGCCGCGTAACAACAAGGAAGCAACTGTTGACTCCACAGGTGGTGCCACTGGATCGGCGACGGCATCGATCGCCATGGGCATGCAACCAGGTGCGATCCGCGTGCAGCTTTCGATCGGCACGGACATTTGTTCGGCAGCCGCTAGTGCTCTACCACTGCCAGCCGGTATCGCTCAGCAGCAGTCGAGTCTGCGGTCAGTCAGTCGCCTTGCAGTGAGTGCGCGCAGCAATCCGTGAGCAGAAGAGCTACATCGCCATTCGTCCACGCGGCGAGGCTCCCTTCGCCGACGAGGCCAGCGAGCAGCGAcacggcgtggcggcgtggggcCTGGCCATTGACGCCCGGTGGTTGTGTCAGTCTCGGTCCGTGGCCCCCGTGCGCAAGCAATGAAGCAAAGCAACCGTGTTCAGCCGGATGCCGTGAACGCGACGCCGGGTGGACGGGCCGAGCCACGACGAAGACGTCAACAACGGCGGCTGTCGCGTGGGGGCGGCCGGGGAGCGCTGGCGATCGAGACGGGCGCACGGCGGGGTTGTCCGCGTCCCGCCCCAAGCTGGAAAGCAGAGCAGAGGGTAGAGCAGAACACGCACACACGAGAGTAGAGCGCGTCGAGCCGAGGCGAGCGCTTGCGCACGAGTCGCTTTCGACGCGACAGCACGCGACGACGCACGGGAGGAGAGGCGCCCCTGGGCGCGAAAGTGTTTTTTGGCCGGAGCCGC encodes the following:
- the LOC101785512 gene encoding homeobox-leucine zipper protein HOX13 — its product is MKRQSKRPASSNESTEAGEKLAFAEDEAQALTARNMEHDDAELDDVDDDEDELAGGRAARPACGLGEKKRRLAMEQVRALERCFETDNKLDPDRKARIARDLGLQPRQVAVWFQNRRARWKTKTLERDFAALRARHDALRADCDALRRDKDALAAEIRELRQKLSSRPETAVKLEEAVANEAAEERQATVGAAVCKDGSSDSDSSVVFNDVEASPYSGAAFEQPGLLGFGPPFLDTSAATTGCSPLPMFETKWQQGPTYPYDSYKAGGGYGFTEEWLASSDVIGSDGAVSFFSEEHASSLNFGWCASGTEAWE